The following are encoded in a window of Echeneis naucrates chromosome 19, fEcheNa1.1, whole genome shotgun sequence genomic DNA:
- the LOC115060566 gene encoding ATP-dependent RNA helicase DHX8 isoform X6, translating to MAEGGVDELSQLEYLSLVSKVCTELDNHLGISDKDLAEFVINLAEKQPTFDGFKSLLLQNGAEFTDSLISNLLRLIQTMRPPSKASTTSETLVKPKTEKEKLKELFPALCRPNDPAPKRLLDDDDVKVAADAIKELEMFLPSVSGTDSKKKSRRHSRSRSRSRERDRQRDRDRDRDRDRDRDRKRRHRSRSRSRSRSRSRDRDRHRDRGKRRDKSSRWTDRSPSPRKDQERDSDRWKDKHVDRPPPEEPSVGDIYNGKVTSIMQFGCFVQLEGLRKRWEGLVHISELRREGRVANVADVVSKGQRVKVKVLSFTGSKTSLSMKDVDQETGEDLNPNRRRNVGPDGGEEISMRNPDRPSNLNLGHAPELEQDDTLERKRLTKISDPEKWEIKQMIAANVLSKEEFPDFDDETGILPKVDDEEDEDLEIELVEEEPPFLRGHTKQSMDMSPVKIVKNPDGSLSQAAMMQSALAKERRELKQAAREAEMDSIPMGLNKHWVDPLPDADGRQIAANMRGIGMMPNDIPEWKKHAFGGNKASYGKKTQLSILEQRESLPIYKLKEQLIQAVHDNQILIVIGETGSGKTTQITQYLAEAGYTTRGKIGCTQPRRVAAMSVAKRVSEEYGCCLGQEVGYTIRFEDCTSPETVIKYMTDGMLLRECLIDSELGQYAIIMLDEAHERTIHTDVLFGLLKKTVQKRTDMKLIVTSATLDAVKFSQYFYEAPIFTIPGRTYPVEVLYTKEPETDYLDASLITVMQIHLTEPPGDILVFLTGQEEIDTACEILYERMKSLGPDVPELIILPVYSALPSEMQTRIFDPAPPGSRKVVIATNIAETSLTIDGIYYVVDPGFVKQKVYNSKTGIDQLVVTPISQAQAKQRAGRAGRTGPGKCYRLYTERAYRDEMLTTNVPEIQRTNLASTVLSLKAMGINDLLSFDFMDAPPMETLITAMEQLYTLGALDDEGLLTRLGRRMAEFPLEPMLCKMLIMSVHLGCSEEMLTIVSMLSVQNVFYRPKDKQALADQKKAKFHQPEGDHLTLLAVYNSWKNNKFSNPWCYENFIQARSLRRAQDIRKQMLGIMDRHKLDVVSCGKATVRVQKAICSGFFRNAAKKDPQEGYRTLIDQQVVYIHPSSALFNRQPEWVVYHELVLTTKEYMREVTTIDPRWLVEFSPAFFKVSDPTRLSKQKKQQRLEPLYNRYEEPNAWRISRAFRRR from the exons ATGGCAGAAGGCGGAGTGGACGAGCTATCGCAGCTGGAGTATTTGTCTTTGGTGTCAAAGGTTTGCACTGAGCTCGACAACCATCTGGGAATCAGCGACAAAGATTTAG ctgaatttgtcatcaacctCGCCGAAAAACAACCGACTTTTGATGGATTCAAAAGTCTTTTGCTCCAAAATGGAGCCGAATTCACA GACTCTCTCATCAGTAACTTGCTCAGGCTCATTCAAACAATGCGGCCACCATCTAAGGCATCTACTA CCTCTGAGACTTTGGTCAAGccgaaaacagaaaaagaaaagttgaaagaGCTGTTTCCTGCTCTTTGTAGACCAAATGACCCAGCACCAAAG AGGTTactagatgatgatgatgtgaaagTTGCAGCTGATGCCATAAAAGAGCTGGAGATGTTTTTGCCCAGTGTCAGTGGGACAGACTCCAAAA AGAAGAGCAGACGTCACAGCCGAAGTCGCAGCAGAAGCAGAGAACGGGACAGgcagagagatagagacagggacagagatCGTGACAGAGACcgagacaggaagagaagacaTCGTTCTCGGTCACGTTCCAGATCAAGATCTCGCTCCAGAGACCGTGATCGTCACAGAGATCGTGGCAAGAGAAGAGACAAATCTTCCCGTTGGACTGACCGTTCCCCTAGCCCAAGAAAAGACCAGGAGAGAGATTCTGACCGTTGGAAGGACAAACACGTGGACCGCCCTCCACCAGAGGAGCCTTCTGTTGGAGACATCTATAACGGCAAAGTCACCAGCATCATGCAGTTTGGATGCTTTGTTCAGCTGGAGGGTTTAAG AAAACGATGGGAGGGTTTGGTCCATATCTCAGAGCTGCGTAGAGAAGGCCGCGTGGCCAATGTGGCTGATGTCGTCAGCAAAGGCCAAAGAGTCAAAGTCAAGGTGCTGTCGTTCACTGGCTCCAAAACCAGCCTCAGTATGAAG GATGTGGACCAGGAGACAGGAGAAGACCTGAACCCCAACAGGAGAAGAAACGTCGGCCCAGACGGAGGGGAAGAGATCTCCATGAGGAATCCCGACCGGCCAAGTAACCTGAACCTTGGTCACGCCCCTGAGCTGGAGCAGGACGACACCCTGGAGCGCAAGAGGCTCACAAAAATCTCTGACCCAGAGAAGTGGGAGATCAAACAG ATGATTGCTGCTAATGTTCTGTCCAAAGAAGAGTTCCCTGATTTTGATGATGAGACAGGAATTCTTCCTAAAGTTGATGATGAAGAGG ATGAAGACTTGGAAATTGAGCTGGTAGAGGAGGAACCTCCGTTCCTTAGGGGACACACCAAACAAAGCATGGACATGAGTCCTGTCAAGATTGTCAAG AATCCAGATGGCTCTTTGTCCCAGGCAGCCATGATGCAGAGCGCTCTGGCTAAGGAGAGACGAGAGCTGAAGCAGGCTGCACGTGAGGCAGAGATGGACTCTATCCCAATGGGGCTGAATAAACACTGGGTGGACCCGCTGCCAGACG CTGATGGTAGACAGATTGCAGCCAATATGAGAGGCATTGGAATGATGCCCAATGACATCCCAGAGTGGAAGAAACATGCCTTTGGGGGCAACAAGGCTTCTTATGGAAAGAAGACCCAGCTCTCCATCCTGGAGCAGAGGGAGAGCCTACCCATTTATAAACTGAAGGAGCAACTCATTCAG GCTGTTCATGACAACCAGATCTTGATTGTGATTGGAGAGACGGGGTCCGGTAAGACCACACAGATCACTCAGTACCTGGCAGAAGCAGGTTACACAACCCGGGGGAAGATTGGTTGTACGCAGCCCCGTCGTGTGGCTGCCATGTCAGTGGCCAAGAGAGTCTCTGAAGAGTATGGGTGTTGTCTTGGACAAGAG GTGGGTTACACTATCCGTTTTGAGGACTGCACGAGCCCTGAGACGGTAATCAAATACATGACAGACGGTATGTTGCTGAGGGAGTGTCTGATTGACTCCGAATTGGGCCAGTACGCCATCATCATGTTGGACGAAGCTCACGAGAGGACAATCCACACTGATGTTCTCTTTGGTCTGCTCAAGAAG acagtgcAGAAACGCACTGACATGAAGCTGATTGTAACGTCAGCTACACTGGACGCTGTCAAGTTCTCCCAGTATTTCTATGAAGCGCCCATCTTCACCATTCCAGGCAGAACGTATCCAGTAGAGGTTCTTTACACCAAAGAGCCTGAGACGGACTACCTGGATGCCAGTCTCATCACTGTCATGCAGATCCATCTGACTGAACCTCCAg GTGACATCCTGGTCTTCCTGACTGGACAGGAAGAGATCGACACGGCCTGTGAGATCCTGTATGAGCGGATGAAGTCACTGGGGCCCGATGTTCCTGAGCTCATTATTCTGCCGGTTTATTCTGCTCTGCCCAGTGAGATGCAGACCAGGATCTTTGATCCTGCACCTCCAGGCAGCAGAAAG GTGGTCATTGCCACTAACATCGCTGAGACGTCTCTGACAATCGATGGAATTTACTATGTAGTGGACCCAGGATTTGTCAAGCAAAAAGTCTACAACTCTAAGACTGGCATTGACCAGCTCGTGGTGACTCCAATCTCACAG GCTCAAGCCAAGCAAAGGGCAGGCCGAGCCGGCAGAACAGGCCCGGGGAAGTGTTACAGGCTCTACACTGAGAGAGCCTACAGAGATGAGATGTTGACCACCAATGTGCCTGAGATCCAGAGAACTAACTTGGCCAGCACTGTGCTGTCTCTTAAG GCTATGGGCATCAACGACCTCCTGTCCTTTGACTTCATGGACGCCCCTCCCATGGAGACTCTGATCACAGCCATGGAGCAGCTCTACACTCTGGGAGCTCTGGATGATGAGGGCTTACTCACAAGACTGGGAAGAAGG ATGGCGGAGTTCCCTCTGGAGCCCATGTTGTGTAAAATGTTAATCATGTCCGTCCATCTGGGCTGCAGCGAAGAGATGCTCACCATTGTGTCAATGCTGTCTGTGCAAAATGTCTTctacaggccaaag gACAAACAGGCCTTGGCTGACCAGAAGAAGGCAAAGTTCCACCAACCTGAGGGGGACCACCTGACATTGCTGGCTGTGTACAACTCCTGGAAGAACAACAAGTTCTCCAACCCCTGGTGTTATGAGAACTTCATCCAAGCCCGCTCCCTGCGCAGAGCCCAGGACATCCGTAAACAGATGCTGGGTATTATGGACAG ACACAAACTAGATGTGGTATCTTGTGGAAAAGCCACAGTTCGGGTTCAGAAAGCCATCTGCAGTGGTTTCTTCAGAAATGCAGCCAAAAAGGATCCCCAGGAGGGCTACAGAACCCTGATAGACCAGCAAGTCGTTTACATTCACCCATCCAGTGCTCTGTTCAACCGCCAGCCAGAGTG GGTTGTGTACCATGAGTTGGTGCTAACTACCAAGGAATACATGCGAGAGGTCACCACCATTGACCCCCGCTGGCTGGTGGAGTTTTCTCCAGCCTTTTTCAAAGTGTCAGACCCCACACGTCTCAGCAAGCAGAAGAAACAGCAACGCCTCGAGCCTCTTTACAACCGTTACGAGGAGCCCAACGCTTGGAGGATCTCCCGCGCCTTCAGGCGACGTTAA
- the LOC115060566 gene encoding ATP-dependent RNA helicase DHX8 isoform X3, which yields MAEGGVDELSQLEYLSLVSKVCTELDNHLGISDKDLAEFVINLAEKQPTFDGFKSLLLQNGAEFTDSLISNLLRLIQTMRPPSKASTTSETLVKPKTEKEKLKELFPALCRPNDPAPKRLLDDDDVKVAADAIKELEMFLPSVSGTDSKSSKSKSEKSRRHSRSRSRSRERDRQRDRDRDRDRDRDRDRKRRHRSRSRSRSRSRSRDRDRHRDRGKRRDKSSRWTDRSPSPRKDQERDSDRWKDKHVDRPPPEEPSVGDIYNGKVTSIMQFGCFVQLEGLRKRWEGLVHISELRREGRVANVADVVSKGQRVKVKVLSFTGSKTSLSMKDVDQETGEDLNPNRRRNVGPDGGEEISMRNPDRPSNLNLGHAPELEQDDTLERKRLTKISDPEKWEIKQMIAANVLSKEEFPDFDDETGILPKVDDEEDEDLEIELVEEEPPFLRGHTKQSMDMSPVKIVKNPDGSLSQAAMMQSALAKERRELKQAAREAEMDSIPMGLNKHWVDPLPDADGRQIAANMRGIGMMPNDIPEWKKHAFGGNKASYGKKTQLSILEQRESLPIYKLKEQLIQAVHDNQILIVIGETGSGKTTQITQYLAEAGYTTRGKIGCTQPRRVAAMSVAKRVSEEYGCCLGQEVGYTIRFEDCTSPETVIKYMTDGMLLRECLIDSELGQYAIIMLDEAHERTIHTDVLFGLLKKTVQKRTDMKLIVTSATLDAVKFSQYFYEAPIFTIPGRTYPVEVLYTKEPETDYLDASLITVMQIHLTEPPGDILVFLTGQEEIDTACEILYERMKSLGPDVPELIILPVYSALPSEMQTRIFDPAPPGSRKVVIATNIAETSLTIDGIYYVVDPGFVKQKVYNSKTGIDQLVVTPISQAQAKQRAGRAGRTGPGKCYRLYTERAYRDEMLTTNVPEIQRTNLASTVLSLKAMGINDLLSFDFMDAPPMETLITAMEQLYTLGALDDEGLLTRLGRRMAEFPLEPMLCKMLIMSVHLGCSEEMLTIVSMLSVQNVFYRPKDKQALADQKKAKFHQPEGDHLTLLAVYNSWKNNKFSNPWCYENFIQARSLRRAQDIRKQMLGIMDRHKLDVVSCGKATVRVQKAICSGFFRNAAKKDPQEGYRTLIDQQVVYIHPSSALFNRQPEWVVYHELVLTTKEYMREVTTIDPRWLVEFSPAFFKVSDPTRLSKQKKQQRLEPLYNRYEEPNAWRISRAFRRR from the exons ATGGCAGAAGGCGGAGTGGACGAGCTATCGCAGCTGGAGTATTTGTCTTTGGTGTCAAAGGTTTGCACTGAGCTCGACAACCATCTGGGAATCAGCGACAAAGATTTAG ctgaatttgtcatcaacctCGCCGAAAAACAACCGACTTTTGATGGATTCAAAAGTCTTTTGCTCCAAAATGGAGCCGAATTCACA GACTCTCTCATCAGTAACTTGCTCAGGCTCATTCAAACAATGCGGCCACCATCTAAGGCATCTACTA CCTCTGAGACTTTGGTCAAGccgaaaacagaaaaagaaaagttgaaagaGCTGTTTCCTGCTCTTTGTAGACCAAATGACCCAGCACCAAAG AGGTTactagatgatgatgatgtgaaagTTGCAGCTGATGCCATAAAAGAGCTGGAGATGTTTTTGCCCAGTGTCAGTGGGACAGACTCCAAAAGCAGCAAGAGCAA GTCAGAGAAGAGCAGACGTCACAGCCGAAGTCGCAGCAGAAGCAGAGAACGGGACAGgcagagagatagagacagggacagagatCGTGACAGAGACcgagacaggaagagaagacaTCGTTCTCGGTCACGTTCCAGATCAAGATCTCGCTCCAGAGACCGTGATCGTCACAGAGATCGTGGCAAGAGAAGAGACAAATCTTCCCGTTGGACTGACCGTTCCCCTAGCCCAAGAAAAGACCAGGAGAGAGATTCTGACCGTTGGAAGGACAAACACGTGGACCGCCCTCCACCAGAGGAGCCTTCTGTTGGAGACATCTATAACGGCAAAGTCACCAGCATCATGCAGTTTGGATGCTTTGTTCAGCTGGAGGGTTTAAG AAAACGATGGGAGGGTTTGGTCCATATCTCAGAGCTGCGTAGAGAAGGCCGCGTGGCCAATGTGGCTGATGTCGTCAGCAAAGGCCAAAGAGTCAAAGTCAAGGTGCTGTCGTTCACTGGCTCCAAAACCAGCCTCAGTATGAAG GATGTGGACCAGGAGACAGGAGAAGACCTGAACCCCAACAGGAGAAGAAACGTCGGCCCAGACGGAGGGGAAGAGATCTCCATGAGGAATCCCGACCGGCCAAGTAACCTGAACCTTGGTCACGCCCCTGAGCTGGAGCAGGACGACACCCTGGAGCGCAAGAGGCTCACAAAAATCTCTGACCCAGAGAAGTGGGAGATCAAACAG ATGATTGCTGCTAATGTTCTGTCCAAAGAAGAGTTCCCTGATTTTGATGATGAGACAGGAATTCTTCCTAAAGTTGATGATGAAGAGG ATGAAGACTTGGAAATTGAGCTGGTAGAGGAGGAACCTCCGTTCCTTAGGGGACACACCAAACAAAGCATGGACATGAGTCCTGTCAAGATTGTCAAG AATCCAGATGGCTCTTTGTCCCAGGCAGCCATGATGCAGAGCGCTCTGGCTAAGGAGAGACGAGAGCTGAAGCAGGCTGCACGTGAGGCAGAGATGGACTCTATCCCAATGGGGCTGAATAAACACTGGGTGGACCCGCTGCCAGACG CTGATGGTAGACAGATTGCAGCCAATATGAGAGGCATTGGAATGATGCCCAATGACATCCCAGAGTGGAAGAAACATGCCTTTGGGGGCAACAAGGCTTCTTATGGAAAGAAGACCCAGCTCTCCATCCTGGAGCAGAGGGAGAGCCTACCCATTTATAAACTGAAGGAGCAACTCATTCAG GCTGTTCATGACAACCAGATCTTGATTGTGATTGGAGAGACGGGGTCCGGTAAGACCACACAGATCACTCAGTACCTGGCAGAAGCAGGTTACACAACCCGGGGGAAGATTGGTTGTACGCAGCCCCGTCGTGTGGCTGCCATGTCAGTGGCCAAGAGAGTCTCTGAAGAGTATGGGTGTTGTCTTGGACAAGAG GTGGGTTACACTATCCGTTTTGAGGACTGCACGAGCCCTGAGACGGTAATCAAATACATGACAGACGGTATGTTGCTGAGGGAGTGTCTGATTGACTCCGAATTGGGCCAGTACGCCATCATCATGTTGGACGAAGCTCACGAGAGGACAATCCACACTGATGTTCTCTTTGGTCTGCTCAAGAAG acagtgcAGAAACGCACTGACATGAAGCTGATTGTAACGTCAGCTACACTGGACGCTGTCAAGTTCTCCCAGTATTTCTATGAAGCGCCCATCTTCACCATTCCAGGCAGAACGTATCCAGTAGAGGTTCTTTACACCAAAGAGCCTGAGACGGACTACCTGGATGCCAGTCTCATCACTGTCATGCAGATCCATCTGACTGAACCTCCAg GTGACATCCTGGTCTTCCTGACTGGACAGGAAGAGATCGACACGGCCTGTGAGATCCTGTATGAGCGGATGAAGTCACTGGGGCCCGATGTTCCTGAGCTCATTATTCTGCCGGTTTATTCTGCTCTGCCCAGTGAGATGCAGACCAGGATCTTTGATCCTGCACCTCCAGGCAGCAGAAAG GTGGTCATTGCCACTAACATCGCTGAGACGTCTCTGACAATCGATGGAATTTACTATGTAGTGGACCCAGGATTTGTCAAGCAAAAAGTCTACAACTCTAAGACTGGCATTGACCAGCTCGTGGTGACTCCAATCTCACAG GCTCAAGCCAAGCAAAGGGCAGGCCGAGCCGGCAGAACAGGCCCGGGGAAGTGTTACAGGCTCTACACTGAGAGAGCCTACAGAGATGAGATGTTGACCACCAATGTGCCTGAGATCCAGAGAACTAACTTGGCCAGCACTGTGCTGTCTCTTAAG GCTATGGGCATCAACGACCTCCTGTCCTTTGACTTCATGGACGCCCCTCCCATGGAGACTCTGATCACAGCCATGGAGCAGCTCTACACTCTGGGAGCTCTGGATGATGAGGGCTTACTCACAAGACTGGGAAGAAGG ATGGCGGAGTTCCCTCTGGAGCCCATGTTGTGTAAAATGTTAATCATGTCCGTCCATCTGGGCTGCAGCGAAGAGATGCTCACCATTGTGTCAATGCTGTCTGTGCAAAATGTCTTctacaggccaaag gACAAACAGGCCTTGGCTGACCAGAAGAAGGCAAAGTTCCACCAACCTGAGGGGGACCACCTGACATTGCTGGCTGTGTACAACTCCTGGAAGAACAACAAGTTCTCCAACCCCTGGTGTTATGAGAACTTCATCCAAGCCCGCTCCCTGCGCAGAGCCCAGGACATCCGTAAACAGATGCTGGGTATTATGGACAG ACACAAACTAGATGTGGTATCTTGTGGAAAAGCCACAGTTCGGGTTCAGAAAGCCATCTGCAGTGGTTTCTTCAGAAATGCAGCCAAAAAGGATCCCCAGGAGGGCTACAGAACCCTGATAGACCAGCAAGTCGTTTACATTCACCCATCCAGTGCTCTGTTCAACCGCCAGCCAGAGTG GGTTGTGTACCATGAGTTGGTGCTAACTACCAAGGAATACATGCGAGAGGTCACCACCATTGACCCCCGCTGGCTGGTGGAGTTTTCTCCAGCCTTTTTCAAAGTGTCAGACCCCACACGTCTCAGCAAGCAGAAGAAACAGCAACGCCTCGAGCCTCTTTACAACCGTTACGAGGAGCCCAACGCTTGGAGGATCTCCCGCGCCTTCAGGCGACGTTAA
- the LOC115060566 gene encoding ATP-dependent RNA helicase DHX8 isoform X8, translating to MAEGGVDELSQLEYLSLVSKVCTELDNHLGISDKDLAEFVINLAEKQPTFDGFKSLLLQNGAEFTDSLISNLLRLIQTMRPPSKPKTEKEKLKELFPALCRPNDPAPKVCDDDDVKVAADAIKELEMFLPSVSGTDSKNRDRDRDRDRDRDRKRRHRSRSRSRSRSRSRDRDRHRDRGKRRDKSSRWTDRSPSPRKDQERDSDRWKDKHVDRPPPEEPSVGDIYNGKVTSIMQFGCFVQLEGLRKRWEGLVHISELRREGRVANVADVVSKGQRVKVKVLSFTGSKTSLSMKDVDQETGEDLNPNRRRNVGPDGGEEISMRNPDRPSNLNLGHAPELEQDDTLERKRLTKISDPEKWEIKQMIAANVLSKEEFPDFDDETGILPKVDDEEDEDLEIELVEEEPPFLRGHTKQSMDMSPVKIVKNPDGSLSQAAMMQSALAKERRELKQAAREAEMDSIPMGLNKHWVDPLPDADGRQIAANMRGIGMMPNDIPEWKKHAFGGNKASYGKKTQLSILEQRESLPIYKLKEQLIQAVHDNQILIVIGETGSGKTTQITQYLAEAGYTTRGKIGCTQPRRVAAMSVAKRVSEEYGCCLGQEVGYTIRFEDCTSPETVIKYMTDGMLLRECLIDSELGQYAIIMLDEAHERTIHTDVLFGLLKKTVQKRTDMKLIVTSATLDAVKFSQYFYEAPIFTIPGRTYPVEVLYTKEPETDYLDASLITVMQIHLTEPPGDILVFLTGQEEIDTACEILYERMKSLGPDVPELIILPVYSALPSEMQTRIFDPAPPGSRKVVIATNIAETSLTIDGIYYVVDPGFVKQKVYNSKTGIDQLVVTPISQAQAKQRAGRAGRTGPGKCYRLYTERAYRDEMLTTNVPEIQRTNLASTVLSLKAMGINDLLSFDFMDAPPMETLITAMEQLYTLGALDDEGLLTRLGRRMAEFPLEPMLCKMLIMSVHLGCSEEMLTIVSMLSVQNVFYRPKDKQALADQKKAKFHQPEGDHLTLLAVYNSWKNNKFSNPWCYENFIQARSLRRAQDIRKQMLGIMDRHKLDVVSCGKATVRVQKAICSGFFRNAAKKDPQEGYRTLIDQQVVYIHPSSALFNRQPEWVVYHELVLTTKEYMREVTTIDPRWLVEFSPAFFKVSDPTRLSKQKKQQRLEPLYNRYEEPNAWRISRAFRRR from the exons ATGGCAGAAGGCGGAGTGGACGAGCTATCGCAGCTGGAGTATTTGTCTTTGGTGTCAAAGGTTTGCACTGAGCTCGACAACCATCTGGGAATCAGCGACAAAGATTTAG ctgaatttgtcatcaacctCGCCGAAAAACAACCGACTTTTGATGGATTCAAAAGTCTTTTGCTCCAAAATGGAGCCGAATTCACA GACTCTCTCATCAGTAACTTGCTCAGGCTCATTCAAACAATGCGGCCACCATCTAAG ccgaaaacagaaaaagaaaagttgaaagaGCTGTTTCCTGCTCTTTGTAGACCAAATGACCCAGCACCAAAGGTATGTG atgatgatgatgtgaaagTTGCAGCTGATGCCATAAAAGAGCTGGAGATGTTTTTGCCCAGTGTCAGTGGGACAGACTCCAAAA atagagacagggacagagatCGTGACAGAGACcgagacaggaagagaagacaTCGTTCTCGGTCACGTTCCAGATCAAGATCTCGCTCCAGAGACCGTGATCGTCACAGAGATCGTGGCAAGAGAAGAGACAAATCTTCCCGTTGGACTGACCGTTCCCCTAGCCCAAGAAAAGACCAGGAGAGAGATTCTGACCGTTGGAAGGACAAACACGTGGACCGCCCTCCACCAGAGGAGCCTTCTGTTGGAGACATCTATAACGGCAAAGTCACCAGCATCATGCAGTTTGGATGCTTTGTTCAGCTGGAGGGTTTAAG AAAACGATGGGAGGGTTTGGTCCATATCTCAGAGCTGCGTAGAGAAGGCCGCGTGGCCAATGTGGCTGATGTCGTCAGCAAAGGCCAAAGAGTCAAAGTCAAGGTGCTGTCGTTCACTGGCTCCAAAACCAGCCTCAGTATGAAG GATGTGGACCAGGAGACAGGAGAAGACCTGAACCCCAACAGGAGAAGAAACGTCGGCCCAGACGGAGGGGAAGAGATCTCCATGAGGAATCCCGACCGGCCAAGTAACCTGAACCTTGGTCACGCCCCTGAGCTGGAGCAGGACGACACCCTGGAGCGCAAGAGGCTCACAAAAATCTCTGACCCAGAGAAGTGGGAGATCAAACAG ATGATTGCTGCTAATGTTCTGTCCAAAGAAGAGTTCCCTGATTTTGATGATGAGACAGGAATTCTTCCTAAAGTTGATGATGAAGAGG ATGAAGACTTGGAAATTGAGCTGGTAGAGGAGGAACCTCCGTTCCTTAGGGGACACACCAAACAAAGCATGGACATGAGTCCTGTCAAGATTGTCAAG AATCCAGATGGCTCTTTGTCCCAGGCAGCCATGATGCAGAGCGCTCTGGCTAAGGAGAGACGAGAGCTGAAGCAGGCTGCACGTGAGGCAGAGATGGACTCTATCCCAATGGGGCTGAATAAACACTGGGTGGACCCGCTGCCAGACG CTGATGGTAGACAGATTGCAGCCAATATGAGAGGCATTGGAATGATGCCCAATGACATCCCAGAGTGGAAGAAACATGCCTTTGGGGGCAACAAGGCTTCTTATGGAAAGAAGACCCAGCTCTCCATCCTGGAGCAGAGGGAGAGCCTACCCATTTATAAACTGAAGGAGCAACTCATTCAG GCTGTTCATGACAACCAGATCTTGATTGTGATTGGAGAGACGGGGTCCGGTAAGACCACACAGATCACTCAGTACCTGGCAGAAGCAGGTTACACAACCCGGGGGAAGATTGGTTGTACGCAGCCCCGTCGTGTGGCTGCCATGTCAGTGGCCAAGAGAGTCTCTGAAGAGTATGGGTGTTGTCTTGGACAAGAG GTGGGTTACACTATCCGTTTTGAGGACTGCACGAGCCCTGAGACGGTAATCAAATACATGACAGACGGTATGTTGCTGAGGGAGTGTCTGATTGACTCCGAATTGGGCCAGTACGCCATCATCATGTTGGACGAAGCTCACGAGAGGACAATCCACACTGATGTTCTCTTTGGTCTGCTCAAGAAG acagtgcAGAAACGCACTGACATGAAGCTGATTGTAACGTCAGCTACACTGGACGCTGTCAAGTTCTCCCAGTATTTCTATGAAGCGCCCATCTTCACCATTCCAGGCAGAACGTATCCAGTAGAGGTTCTTTACACCAAAGAGCCTGAGACGGACTACCTGGATGCCAGTCTCATCACTGTCATGCAGATCCATCTGACTGAACCTCCAg GTGACATCCTGGTCTTCCTGACTGGACAGGAAGAGATCGACACGGCCTGTGAGATCCTGTATGAGCGGATGAAGTCACTGGGGCCCGATGTTCCTGAGCTCATTATTCTGCCGGTTTATTCTGCTCTGCCCAGTGAGATGCAGACCAGGATCTTTGATCCTGCACCTCCAGGCAGCAGAAAG GTGGTCATTGCCACTAACATCGCTGAGACGTCTCTGACAATCGATGGAATTTACTATGTAGTGGACCCAGGATTTGTCAAGCAAAAAGTCTACAACTCTAAGACTGGCATTGACCAGCTCGTGGTGACTCCAATCTCACAG GCTCAAGCCAAGCAAAGGGCAGGCCGAGCCGGCAGAACAGGCCCGGGGAAGTGTTACAGGCTCTACACTGAGAGAGCCTACAGAGATGAGATGTTGACCACCAATGTGCCTGAGATCCAGAGAACTAACTTGGCCAGCACTGTGCTGTCTCTTAAG GCTATGGGCATCAACGACCTCCTGTCCTTTGACTTCATGGACGCCCCTCCCATGGAGACTCTGATCACAGCCATGGAGCAGCTCTACACTCTGGGAGCTCTGGATGATGAGGGCTTACTCACAAGACTGGGAAGAAGG ATGGCGGAGTTCCCTCTGGAGCCCATGTTGTGTAAAATGTTAATCATGTCCGTCCATCTGGGCTGCAGCGAAGAGATGCTCACCATTGTGTCAATGCTGTCTGTGCAAAATGTCTTctacaggccaaag gACAAACAGGCCTTGGCTGACCAGAAGAAGGCAAAGTTCCACCAACCTGAGGGGGACCACCTGACATTGCTGGCTGTGTACAACTCCTGGAAGAACAACAAGTTCTCCAACCCCTGGTGTTATGAGAACTTCATCCAAGCCCGCTCCCTGCGCAGAGCCCAGGACATCCGTAAACAGATGCTGGGTATTATGGACAG ACACAAACTAGATGTGGTATCTTGTGGAAAAGCCACAGTTCGGGTTCAGAAAGCCATCTGCAGTGGTTTCTTCAGAAATGCAGCCAAAAAGGATCCCCAGGAGGGCTACAGAACCCTGATAGACCAGCAAGTCGTTTACATTCACCCATCCAGTGCTCTGTTCAACCGCCAGCCAGAGTG GGTTGTGTACCATGAGTTGGTGCTAACTACCAAGGAATACATGCGAGAGGTCACCACCATTGACCCCCGCTGGCTGGTGGAGTTTTCTCCAGCCTTTTTCAAAGTGTCAGACCCCACACGTCTCAGCAAGCAGAAGAAACAGCAACGCCTCGAGCCTCTTTACAACCGTTACGAGGAGCCCAACGCTTGGAGGATCTCCCGCGCCTTCAGGCGACGTTAA